TATTATTTGGATGGAAGACCATCTGTATCATTCAGGGTCCAATCAGGAAAACAGATAAATGCATGCCAGGTCGTTGAGAGAGAGAATTGAATATGGGGAACTAACTGCAATGCTATTGAAGGAATAAAAAAGCCAAACAAGGGACAGAGACATCTACAGTCCCAGGGCTGGAGAGACCAAGGAGAAAACACTGTTACCAGGGTCCACGAGCTGGAGCTGTTCAGTGAGAACTGGCTCTACAAGAGGTTACCTGATTGCAGCTGGACCGTGGAAAGACAAGCTGTTCAGCAGAAGCTGGAACCACGGGGGAGATGGTGcctaaaacagagaaagagagagagagagagattgattgattgattctcCTGCTGCCTACTTTCCAATCACCTATTTCGCCCCTAGGCTGAAGCTAATTTGAAACTAGCAAGGGAAGCCTAGCAAATGTAATTTGCAGGGATCATTCCGCTGCTGTATAGAGCAGAGCAGAAGGATGGACAGGAACAGACTCAAAAGCAAATGAGCAGATTCCTGGCATACCACTCCACCAACACCAAGGTAGACTTTAGAAGTACCTGCAGGGATGCCACAGTTTTTCTCCGCAAGCTGTGTTGTCTTTGCTGaaccacaaaaattagtcatttaTTCAGTTCACAACATTTGGCATTAAATAGATAAGATTATATTGTATCCAAGAAAATTCTGTCACCACAAGTTAATTTAGGAAGactgtgaaatatttttcatgacttttatgttctaataactttttaaatagctTCTGGTCTAGTTTGAAGGCAAACCTGATATATCAAAAAAGGGACAAAGTattcttaagaaattttttttaatgaagaactGGTAAATTGGCTCCTTTTTACTAtctaattataaatgaaaaaatattcatccaAATAGAAAGCTGAACTAGGCAAGGTTAAGACTTTGATGTTAAATTCAGATTAACtaacagaaaatgtaaattacagATGATTTATGCTTTTTGAAGCTAGAGGTATACCATAGCTACTagcctttgagaaaaaaaaaactatagtctGTTCTGGCTGTTAGATGTCGAAATGTATCCATCAGTAAAATTCAAAACACTCACTGAATTTATGAAAGTAGGCAATGTGTTTTTTAAGTTAACAAATTATACAAGAATAGGGAAACAAGTCTCTGGATTCTATTCTTCCTGTCATGTCAAGACACAGTAAATCTTTATTTGTAGACAGGACTCTTTgttaagaaaacaacaacaaaaccaacttTCAAATACAAGTCTATATAACTCAAATTGTATAAGTGTTTTGTTACTTTTCCTAGCACAAGCCTGGGACATCCCTCAAATAAAGGATCATTAATATATTAGCATAATATTGATAATAATAGGTATTGCTTGCTAGGTAGTATGTTAAGCAAGTAAgttatacagattatttaatgTAATCCTTAATCTAATgaagtaggtgctattattaCTTACTTTACTGATGAGAAGATGTAGTATGAGAGAGGTAAAAGTCTTTGAAAAAGAAGACCATGCCTAATCTAGTCATTTTAGAGTCATTTAGTTATATCTGGTTGTCTGGCTTTACCAATAACCCTATTAAGTATATGTAAAGGAAACATTAATATGACAAAATTGCTATTCTATATGAGAATTTCAATGATCCTATTACTATTTAATTTTAGTAACAAAGATCAATCTAATATCACCACAGTTAAAAATGGCttacggccaggtgtggtggttcatgcctgtaatcctaacactttgggaggccaaggcaggtggatcacccaaggtcaggagttctagaccagcttggccaacatgtcgaaaccctgtctctactagaaatacataattagccaggtgtggtgccacgtgcctgtaatctcagctacttggcaggctgaggcacaagaatcacttgaacctgggaggtggaggttgcagttagctgagatcatgccactgtactccagcctgggtgacagagcgagaatctgtctcaaaaaacaaacaattaaaaaaaaaaaaggtttctatccaaaaggcaggcaataacaaatgctggtgagcatgtggagaaaagggaactcctgaacactgttggtgagaatataaataaGTACAATCACTATAAAGAACAtgttgaaggttcctcaaaaaactaaaaattgagctaccatgtAATTCAGTAATCCCACtgctggctatatacccaaaacaaagaaaatcagtatgtAGAAGAGATTTGTTCACTCCTGTttgttgcagcattgtttacaatagccaagatttggaagcaaactGATTGatgtaagtgtccatcaacagataaatggataaagaaaacgtggtacacatacacaatggagtactattcagccataaaaagaatgagatacagTCATTTGCAATAGCATGGATTGAACTgcagatcattatgttaagtgaaataagccagacacagaaagacaaacatcacatgttctcacctgCTTGTGGtacctaaaaatcaaaacaattgaacttatggacatagagagtagcaTGGTTACCAGAAGCCGGGAAGAGCCGTGGGGAGTTCAgagaggggaggtggggatggcaaatgggtacaaaaaaacccagaaagaatgactaagacctactatttgatagcacaatcgGGTGACTATAGTCAAGAATAACTTAAtcgtatattttaaaataaatgaaacaatgcaACTAGATTGtaattcaaaggataaatgcttgaggggatggatacttcATTCTCCATCATGTGCTTATTTCagattgcatacctgtatcaaaatatctcatgtttcctattaatatatacacctactatgtatccacaaaaaatgtttaaaataacaaaatttttaatagattaaTTCAATCACTTTTAAGCTATACTAAAGTTTTCAAGGTTGAAATGCTATAgtttaaaaatgtctctttttagAACAGTTATACTTTATATAACTTTCTGTATCAGTTGTGAATACATCCTCTATGCTAAATGCATCACAACAATGAGATTTTGAAAGAATATGATTTGCGTTCGAATATATAGTATTGAATTCACATATTTAGAAGACATATACTAGtatattttagaacaatttttcAAGGATAAAAAGATCAATATATAACTGGAACCCAAATTTTTGGATATAGAAAAACTTGGACATataatttacatcttttaaaactacttttaataaaacagaaaaaaattaactcatcATACTTACAAATTACTCAATATCCCAAGGCCCTAAAAATATAGTTGTTTAGAGTAAGATGTTAGGACAGCCAGCGGATgcaatatataatttacatttaaaataatttcggTTGCCATGTTGAATTTTTCCTTCAGCTTGgagtattaaatatattatatgaatatactttattttaaagtcCAATATATTTGTTAAGAATGCACCACCCTATTACCCTTAAAAAGCGAATGTCACTGAAGAGTAAAGCATTTCTTCACTCTTCAagcctgagctttttttttttttttcccaaaatgttcTCAGCcaccaattttgtttttaagttcccCAATACATTGTTGTACAAATCCAGGAAACAAACTCAGACTCTTGACCACAGCATTTTCAGCAGTCTTGATGTATCTGATAATATACATACTTCCTGTGTTTGTAATCTTATAGCTTTAGTAcaatattaatcttttaaatgaAACTAACAAACAACACTAATCTGTCCTCTTATATACACGTATGGTTCCTGCCCTGTTATTTACTACATCTGCACCAGCagcttcctttaaaaacaaaatcgtTAAAGCTAAGagtagaaaataatgtaaatgtggTAAGAGGAACTGCGGCCCAGGTTTGCAATGTTAAGTGGAAAAGAACGACTAAATCTGCGATCACAAGGTGAAAGATGAAGCCATAGTCTTATTACCTGGGCACAGACCAGAGAGATCTTTTGCGAAATGAGCACACCAACCACAAAGACTAAAAAATACTACGGCAGTAATAAAATGGGCACAGGCAGAATTTGCCGTAGCTCAACGCTATTCTTTGAGGGCGAATGTGTCGTGGGTGAGCTGCTGTCTAGCCCATTCCAACACCCAAGCCGCCCAGCGCGGCCCCCACGCCCCACGGCTGCAGCCCTCTCTGCACACACAAATGCGCACACAAATGCGCACACGCCCAGTCCGGCCGCGGGAGGAAGCTAAGATGGCAGCGCTGAAGCCAGGGGGCCGCGCTCGGTGGGGtggggaaagaaaagcaaagcccTCTGTGCTTTTTCATTCTGCATAGGTCCCCCTCTTATCCCAAACGCAAGGGCTGCGTTAGGCATTCAGTAGCAGACACAGCTCGCAGGGGCGGTGGGAGGGGACGCTTGCTTTGCAGACTGCCAGGAACCCACGTCTCCGATCTGCGGCGACGGTTCGGGTGACCCTCGCGACTTGTTACCACACTCCCCTTCACGTCCCCTTGACAGTGGAATTAAGGGTGACTCCAAACGCCTTTTTCCTTCTGGTATGCGCCCCACTCCCCCGCTATCCCAAGGGAGGCTTCCAAGGTGCCCAACTGCCAAGGCGGTAGCTGTGGCAGTTGCAGGCACCGGGGAGCGCGCCGTGCAGAGGCAcgaagaggaggaaaggagaaaaaacgCCGCACTGGCTATCAATTCAGAGGAGAGCGACCGCTGCCGTGGAGGAAACGCTGCCAACCGCAACAGAAACGCCACCCTCGGATACTTAAGTGAGCTCGTGTGCGGCTCTGCGCACGCCTAGCTGCGCAGCTCAGTGACATCTGGCTTCTTAGGAAGTTATCCAGTTTCCGGGTTTTGAGTGTACCCAGGAGGCTCCGGAGGGGCCTGCCTGGGACTGAACCGTACAGTAAGGATTGAAGCGAAATTAATGAATGGTGGGAAGAGCCCGGAGACCACGGCAGCCGCGCGGGTCAATGTCCACTAGAAACTCTAAATGGGCAGTGACTGCACATTCTACCACCTGAGCCTGCGCTGTAAATGTTTTTCTGTGCAagcaacattcattcattcaaccaatatcTATTTCCCTCCTGTTTAGGGCTAGACACTGTGCTAGGAGTCTGTGATAATTGAACAGACACCATTGCTACCCTGTGGAAAAGCCTAGTGTTTTGTTTAGTATGTGCTACCATTTGTGAAAAGCCATGTGCCAAGGTGGACATCCCAATCCTTTAAGTCTTTCCTCAATCTCATGTAGTGGGTATTCTTTTGAGCATTATTCGGAGGAGATAATTTGCCCAAAGCCAGACAAGTACTAAGTAGCACAGTGAGGATCCAATTCCAGGGTTGTCTGATTTTGGCGCCTTTTAGCTACCCTGCTGAGTCTTGCCATAGTAATGGGCCCTTTCATTGTCTACCTGTCAGGCCTTAGGATTCTTAGAATGTAGCTGCCTCTGTACCATTGTTTCGGTTCTTACTCCAGGGTGAGGGGCTGCCTGGTCAACCCTGAGGTCTTTAACAGTGCTGAAGCATTAGGATAGAAATTTAGCCTAATAAATACATATTGGATACCTCCTGTGTGCAAAGTCCTAAACTAGGGGCTGAGgaagacacaaaaataaacaacaagcTCTGAAGGAACTTAAGAAGGCAAGGAAACAAGACAAGTATAAAAACTTAAGAGGGCTAATTACAATACTAAAATACTATGATTCCACATGTCTGTCCCTTGTTCCTATGTTTACCCCATtgtaattacttaaaaaaaaatctaaatgaaatcCATCTATTATTTaaagcttcagaaaaaaaaaatgcattgcttTCAGCAGCCTTCAACCCTAAAACTAGAATTAACTTACTTTCCTATTCCCTATTTTTTGCACTTCTCAAACACTAaggaggaattttttaaatttattttttattttttaagagaaggcCATTCAAAGAAGAGGCATAGATATAAGAACTAGTACATAGATGAAAAATAATAGTACTGAGatgacagaatttaaaaattatttgcctaaCTATAAATTAAGCAACTCTTCGAACTGAGAATCAAAGGGTAAAATGTAGTAGGAATCAAAGTGCATTGGCACGTATATTTCCAGAGCATTTACTTAGATGAGGTTCGTAGGTTAGCTTGAACAAAAGATTAagcaaatattactttttaatgataACAATGGTAAGATTCATGATGGATCTGACATTTTCAGATGCTATACAGTCTCAGTCACAATTATTGTTTCAGATCATATTCAAGaatgatctttaaaaatgtaagtctgggcagaaaaaaaaataaaccattaaATGACCACTGCCAAGAGATAAAAGCGCACCCTTAGGTGAGTGAGGAGTcaacaaaagaataattttaaaaatattattgcaaTAATATTTAGCTCTGTTTAGAACAAGAATCTGGGAATGACTCTGGCTGGTGAATACTAGCCTATGTTAGTTCTACTTTCACACACAAGAAAGAATGTACCAGATTACTACCTGTCTTCGTAAGtaaaagctattttaaacaaGCTTAAATGCTAATgacaaaaaatatctaaaataagatTGCTAAAGGCACTTCTAATTGGGATAGTCTTCTCTCCCTTAAACtgaattaaccatcacaattcATAGTAAATCTTCCCGTTGGCAGCACAGCCTTGGAGAAGGGGCAGCAGGAGCGCGAGTGCTCCTCCTCCGGCGCTGAGCACGTTCCCTCTCGCTTTCTGGTCCTCGTTCTCCCACCTGGAGGGAACCTGAAGTCCAATGACAGTAGCTGACAGTTTCCCCAGCACTTTCCTTACTCTTCCTCAAGCTGCCGGTAAAACCCGGAGGAGTGGATTGCTTCAGAATCCGCACCACCCAACCGCCGCAAACCCAAAGCACCGAGGCGGAGGGAGTGGTGCcgaaagggggtggggaggaaaaggGGCTGCAGTTACTGAGCATGTGCGAGGAGCGGCGCATGCTCAGTGCGGCCGGCAGCTTCCCATTGCGGGTAGCCCAGGCGGTGGTAGCGGTGGTGGCGGCGGCAGTGGCGGCACCGCCTCCTCGTCACACTTTCGGGGTGGCGGGGTTAGATGAGCGGCCCCAGTAGCGGCGAGGGCGGCgcgggggggaggaggaggagaaggaggaggagaaggaggtcgCTGTCTTTGTAGTCTCCCTGCTGCGGGAGCCGGAGGCCGCCGCTGGAGCCGTCGTCGTTGGAAAAGGgctgtgtgtgcgcgcgcgtgtctGCCCGCCCGGCCCGCGGGgacgaggcggcggcggcggcgaggaTGATGATGTGCGCAGCGACTGCCTcccccgccgccgcctcctcggGGCTCGGCGGAGACGGAGTCTACCCAGCCGCCACCTTCTCTTCTTCCCCGGCGCCGGGGGCGCTGTTCATGACGGTTCCCGACGGCTCCGTGGCTGCTGCGGGGCTGGGGCTGCCCGCCGCGGACTCCCGGGGTCACTACCAGCTGCT
This window of the Saimiri boliviensis isolate mSaiBol1 chromosome 16, mSaiBol1.pri, whole genome shotgun sequence genome carries:
- the LOC141581611 gene encoding uncharacterized protein LOC141581611 encodes the protein MSGPSSGEGGAGGRRRRRRRRRRSLSL